One Pseudonocardia sp. HH130630-07 genomic window carries:
- a CDS encoding thioredoxin family protein, whose translation MGRDQHHDPPPRPRRTRHAAATTQVHAYNLIFSNTLSANWCGPCQAYNRILEEVAAENSEKITVAKLDIDQNPNAPRFLRIQSLPTLLLFEDGGLSKRIVGLKP comes from the coding sequence CTGGGCCGCGATCAACACCATGACCCGCCGCCTCGCCCGCGGCGGACCCGCCACGCGGCAGCAACGACGCAGGTTCACGCCTACAACCTGATCTTCTCAAACACGCTCTCAGCGAACTGGTGCGGACCATGCCAGGCGTACAACCGGATCCTCGAGGAGGTCGCGGCCGAGAACAGCGAGAAGATCACCGTCGCCAAGCTCGACATCGACCAGAACCCGAACGCGCCCCGCTTCCTCCGGATCCAGTCGCTCCCGACACTGCTCCTGTTCGAGGACGGCGGGCTGAGCAAGCGGATCGTCGGCTTGAAGCCGTAA